The Sesamum indicum cultivar Zhongzhi No. 13 linkage group LG6, S_indicum_v1.0, whole genome shotgun sequence genome has a segment encoding these proteins:
- the LOC105163120 gene encoding 60S ribosomal protein L22-2, which produces MSKGAAAAGAKGGKKKGVSFVIDCSKPVEDKIMEIASLEKFLQERIKVGGKAGALGDSVTVTREKNKITVTADSAFSKRYLKYLTKKYLKKHNVRDWLRVIASNKDRNVYELRYFNIAEQEGEEED; this is translated from the exons ATGAGTAAAGGCGCGGCAGCGGCGGGAGCGAAAGGCGGGAAGAAGAAGGGGGTGAGCTTCGTGATCGATTGTTCGAAGCCTGTGGAGGATAAGATTATGGAAATTGCTTCGCTCGAGAAGTTCCTACAGGAGAGAATTAAGGTCGGCGGGAAAGCCGGCGCTCTTGGTGATTCTGTTACCGTCACTCGTGAGAAGAACAAGATCACTGTCACCGCCGATTCTGCTTTCTCTAAAAG GTATCTCAAGTATTTGACGAAGAAATACTTGAAGAAGCATAATGTGAGGGATTGGCTTCGGGTGATTGCTTCCAACAAAGACCGGAATGTTTATGAACTGCGCTACTTCAACATCGCTGAGCAAGAGGGAGAGGAAGAAGACTAA